One window of the Thermogemmatispora onikobensis genome contains the following:
- a CDS encoding helix-turn-helix domain-containing protein: MIRLRVKEVAQAKGVSMSRLSRISDVNYKTIQQIWRDPFREVSIKTIEKLAKALEVPSHELIEDVPDEDQPPAPPQT, translated from the coding sequence ATGATTCGTCTGCGCGTTAAGGAGGTCGCTCAGGCTAAGGGCGTAAGCATGTCGCGACTCTCCCGCATCTCAGACGTGAACTACAAGACGATCCAGCAGATCTGGCGCGATCCCTTCCGCGAGGTCTCGATCAAGACGATCGAGAAGCTGGCGAAGGCTCTCGAGGTCCCTTCCCATGAGCTGATCGAAGATGTACCCGATGAGGATCAGCCGCCGGCGCCGCCCCAGACGTAG
- a CDS encoding helix-turn-helix domain-containing protein — MNGLFMWPLVRLKVKEVAEARSLNMSSLSRAANVNFRTIKGIFRNPYKDVNISTLAKIARALGVPTPELIEDVPDEADLPKS; from the coding sequence TTGAATGGGTTGTTTATGTGGCCATTGGTGCGGCTCAAAGTGAAAGAGGTTGCCGAAGCCCGCAGCCTTAATATGTCTTCGCTGTCCCGGGCAGCCAATGTCAACTTTCGCACGATTAAAGGCATCTTTCGTAATCCTTACAAAGATGTGAATATCTCTACGCTCGCCAAAATCGCGCGGGCGCTGGGCGTTCCCACCCCCGAGCTGATCGAAGACGTGCCTGACGAGGCGGACCTCCCCAAGTCTTAG
- a CDS encoding helix-turn-helix domain-containing protein has translation MFRLRIKEIAEAKGFTPSALCKAANLNDRTVRRIFRDPYAQVNLRTLVKIAMALGVQAHTLIEFLPDEETPPGTPPKRARPPRRYQPRSRFSFPSS, from the coding sequence GTGTTCAGGCTGCGCATCAAGGAAATTGCCGAGGCGAAGGGCTTTACTCCTTCCGCCCTCTGCAAGGCCGCCAACCTCAACGATCGCACCGTGCGCCGGATCTTCCGCGATCCGTATGCACAGGTGAATTTGCGTACGCTCGTCAAGATCGCGATGGCACTGGGGGTGCAGGCCCATACCCTGATCGAGTTCCTGCCCGATGAGGAGACACCCCCCGGGACTCCTCCTAAGCGCGCCCGCCCCCCTCGCCGCTATCAGCCACGGAGCAGATTCTCTTTCCCATCGTCCTAA
- a CDS encoding helix-turn-helix domain-containing protein — MKVRLRVKEVAKAKGFSMTRLHIKSEVAYNTIRRIFHDPYVEVTTTTLAKLAEALNVRVEDLIETVDEDESAQRQESRAYVKPQRKRQQDHRSSHSVTKQSEQTEGGCAVP, encoded by the coding sequence ATGAAAGTCCGGCTGCGGGTTAAAGAAGTAGCAAAAGCAAAGGGCTTCTCGATGACCAGGCTTCATATTAAGTCCGAGGTAGCCTACAACACCATCCGCCGTATATTTCACGATCCCTATGTCGAGGTTACGACCACTACACTGGCAAAGCTTGCTGAGGCGCTCAATGTTCGTGTCGAGGATTTGATAGAGACCGTAGACGAAGATGAATCAGCGCAACGGCAGGAAAGCAGGGCTTATGTGAAGCCACAGAGGAAAAGGCAGCAGGATCACCGATCATCACACTCAGTTACAAAACAGAGCGAGCAGACCGAAGGGGGATGCGCCGTACCCTAA
- a CDS encoding protein kinase domain-containing protein, producing the protein MTRDQGPGEDGRQQEGTGSRIGNYRLLRRLGRGGFSTVYLARHLILQSRPPVALKRLLTPLDSPRARSLFIDEARLLEQLRHPHILPLIDAGIDDEGFPYLVTLYAAGGSLRARLQRANGRPLPLEEALAIVAQVGSALHYAHERGVIHRDLKPENVLFTDHGEALLADFGIAFLLGSRSLEQASVSGTPAYMAPEQFRGQVSRQSDQYALACLTYELTTGHRVFEDHDALVLMYRHTQEEPRPPRAYNPHLPAPIEAAILRGLAKERSERYPDVLSFVRALHAFRPFGGPGPDLGATALMTGADGEEEDDPAAGLGDDPGGNGSLWDAAEDAPGTVWREGTRRASLWPAARQDEPASDQWAAASGELATRSLTPDWAWAAPAATGPGSDEWEGEPRWTPPDPGYGAMLLPPAPGPDQFERQTGSALASASAPADGPAIIALPRRARQASAAPAQRNRPSRSPSISRSGPGTGSAPAALAASAPAASAPVRAAAGSATWLPWLAARAFSRLGLTALALLLVAVLSLTLLPLGLGLLHPSATVTLVPATHTLQRTYTLSARVGAQADPARLVVPARLLSTPPQAQSRTVTASGQASTPGTRAQGVLTFYNGKFIPQSVPKGTTVTASNGVKVSIDADISIPAGNPPNFGQISVSAHAVNAGSAGNIKALAINQFCCTSDETITVKNLQPFTGGQDPQSYTFVQQSDIDNAAAALKPALVGSARTAFASLKSSAEESVGDPQCTSQVNSDHRAGERASSVAVTVTASCSGLVYDRNSVITLVTALLNADIARSYGSGYHPTQPIQTQISAARSGDQSAVLTVQARGTWRYQFSAAQLATFKQLIAGHDPEQARALLRRQPGVADVTLSLALGQKTLPGDPARITIRATP; encoded by the coding sequence ATGACACGCGATCAGGGGCCTGGCGAGGATGGGCGGCAACAGGAGGGAACAGGCAGCCGCATCGGCAATTATCGCTTGCTGCGCCGCCTCGGACGCGGCGGCTTCAGTACCGTCTATCTGGCTCGCCATCTGATTCTGCAGTCGCGCCCCCCCGTGGCCCTCAAGCGCTTGCTGACACCCCTCGATTCTCCACGCGCGCGCTCCCTCTTTATCGATGAGGCCCGCTTGCTGGAGCAACTGCGCCATCCCCATATTCTTCCGCTCATCGATGCCGGCATCGATGACGAGGGCTTCCCCTATCTGGTGACGCTCTACGCTGCCGGCGGCTCCCTGCGCGCTCGCTTGCAACGCGCCAACGGGCGCCCTCTGCCCCTGGAGGAGGCCCTGGCCATCGTCGCTCAGGTTGGCTCGGCCCTCCACTACGCCCACGAGCGCGGCGTGATCCATCGCGATCTGAAGCCGGAAAATGTGCTCTTTACGGATCACGGCGAGGCCCTGCTGGCCGATTTCGGCATCGCTTTCTTGCTCGGCTCGCGTAGCCTGGAACAGGCCAGCGTGAGCGGCACCCCCGCCTATATGGCGCCCGAGCAGTTCCGCGGCCAGGTCTCCCGCCAGAGCGATCAGTATGCCCTGGCCTGCCTGACCTATGAGCTGACGACCGGCCACCGCGTCTTTGAGGATCACGATGCTCTGGTGCTGATGTATCGCCATACGCAGGAGGAGCCACGCCCTCCGCGGGCCTATAATCCGCATCTGCCCGCTCCGATCGAGGCGGCGATTCTGCGCGGCCTGGCTAAGGAGCGCTCCGAGCGCTATCCCGATGTGCTGAGCTTTGTGCGGGCCTTGCATGCTTTCCGCCCCTTCGGCGGACCTGGCCCCGATCTCGGAGCAACCGCGCTGATGACCGGCGCCGACGGCGAGGAGGAGGATGATCCCGCCGCGGGCCTGGGGGATGATCCCGGCGGCAATGGCTCGCTGTGGGATGCGGCTGAGGATGCGCCGGGGACGGTCTGGCGCGAGGGCACTCGCCGGGCGTCACTGTGGCCGGCTGCCAGGCAGGACGAGCCTGCTTCAGACCAGTGGGCGGCTGCTAGTGGAGAGCTGGCGACGCGCTCACTGACTCCCGATTGGGCCTGGGCCGCCCCTGCTGCTACTGGCCCCGGCTCGGACGAGTGGGAGGGCGAGCCGCGCTGGACTCCTCCCGACCCGGGCTACGGGGCGATGTTGCTTCCCCCGGCTCCAGGACCCGACCAATTTGAACGGCAGACCGGTTCTGCGCTTGCCTCGGCGTCCGCTCCGGCTGACGGCCCCGCTATTATTGCCCTGCCGCGCCGTGCGCGCCAGGCGTCCGCTGCGCCTGCACAGCGCAACCGTCCGTCACGCAGTCCCTCGATCTCGCGCTCGGGACCGGGCACGGGGAGCGCTCCGGCGGCCCTGGCGGCCTCCGCGCCGGCAGCCTCCGCACCCGTTCGCGCTGCGGCGGGATCGGCTACCTGGCTGCCGTGGCTCGCGGCCCGGGCCTTCTCGCGCCTGGGCCTGACAGCGCTGGCCCTGCTGCTGGTGGCAGTCCTGTCGCTGACGCTGCTGCCGCTCGGCCTGGGCCTGCTGCATCCCTCGGCCACCGTGACGCTGGTACCGGCCACCCATACGCTGCAACGCACCTATACGCTGAGCGCCCGCGTCGGCGCCCAGGCCGATCCCGCCCGCCTGGTCGTCCCCGCCCGCCTGCTCTCAACACCCCCACAGGCTCAGTCGCGGACGGTGACCGCCTCCGGTCAGGCTTCAACTCCCGGTACCCGCGCCCAGGGTGTGCTGACGTTCTATAATGGAAAATTTATTCCGCAGTCCGTCCCCAAGGGTACTACTGTTACTGCTTCCAATGGAGTAAAGGTCTCTATCGATGCTGATATTTCGATACCTGCTGGAAATCCTCCAAATTTCGGACAGATAAGTGTTAGCGCACACGCAGTCAATGCTGGTTCTGCTGGTAATATCAAGGCTCTTGCGATTAATCAGTTCTGCTGCACTTCTGATGAAACTATCACTGTGAAGAATCTCCAGCCTTTCACCGGGGGGCAAGATCCGCAGAGCTACACCTTTGTCCAGCAGAGCGATATCGATAACGCTGCGGCGGCCCTCAAGCCGGCCCTGGTCGGCAGCGCCCGCACCGCTTTCGCCAGCCTCAAGAGCAGCGCTGAGGAGAGCGTCGGTGACCCCCAATGCACCAGCCAGGTCAATAGCGATCACCGCGCCGGCGAGCGTGCCAGTAGCGTCGCTGTGACCGTCACCGCCTCCTGCAGCGGCCTCGTCTACGACCGCAACAGTGTCATCACCCTCGTCACCGCCCTGCTCAACGCCGACATCGCCCGCAGCTACGGCAGCGGCTACCATCCGACGCAGCCCATCCAGACACAGATCAGCGCCGCCCGCTCCGGCGATCAGAGCGCCGTCCTCACCGTCCAGGCGCGCGGCACCTGGCGCTATCAGTTCAGCGCCGCCCAGCTCGCCACTTTCAAGCAGCTCATTGCCGGTCATGATCCCGAGCAGGCTCGCGCCCTCCTGCGCCGTCAGCCGGGCGTCGCCGACGTCACCCTCAGCCTGGCCCTCGGGCAGAAGACCCTGCCCGGCGATCCCGCGCGCATCACCATCAGAGCTACCCCCTGA
- a CDS encoding bifunctional DNA primase/polymerase: MVTYLERHIVIDRSRLLDYALSYARHGWRVVPLYERLPDGRCTCERPGCSAPHPRVPALACATTDEEEIRRWWRLAPRAGIGVVIMGRDGRETLLPIPGTSGP, encoded by the coding sequence ATGGTGACCTACCTGGAACGACACATCGTCATCGACAGGAGCCGCTTACTGGACTACGCCCTATCCTATGCGCGGCACGGCTGGCGCGTCGTGCCTCTCTACGAGCGCCTTCCCGACGGGCGCTGTACCTGCGAGCGTCCGGGCTGCAGTGCGCCGCACCCGCGGGTCCCCGCACTGGCCTGTGCCACCACCGATGAAGAAGAGATCCGCCGCTGGTGGCGCCTGGCTCCTCGTGCGGGCATTGGCGTCGTCATCATGGGCCGCGATGGCCGCGAGACCCTTCTTCCCATTCCCGGCACCAGCGGGCCATAG